The sequence AGTTCATGAAAAAGAGTCTTACGAGATATCAAGAGGGAAGATGGAGGGGGCCATTTGCATGGCAAGTTTAACAGGCAGAAATACAAGCATTACTATTAAGGTACCATAAACAGCAACTGACAGCAGAATCCTACACGCATGTTTGTACACTGGGTCATCGAGTAAACCCCGTAAGGGATTGTAATTAGGATCCACTGCGTCCGACAGAAAATATAGAACTCCATTATGCAAAACCTTTATCAATGTCGCGAAATCTTTCATTTTTGTCATGAACTGCTGAAAACGTGAGCGGATTGTCTCTGCAATTGAATCAATACCGTAGAATCTTCCCATGATCAATGGCTCTCCTTTAATGTATCTAATTACTTCAACTGTTCCAAAGTAGATACCGGCAATCGAGAGAATAAATATATAACCGACAGCTAGAGTTGTTGCGTCAGACATCCATGATGCCCAGGTAACATCTGGTTTTAAAATCTCTGCAACATGGCTAAACAAACTGGCATCTGGGCTATGATAGAGTATAAATCGTCCCATATGAAATGGCACAAATATCATTATACCAACGAATATCGCCTTCATAATAAGAATCTGCAGAAAAGAAATTATAAGAAAATTGTAAAACACATGGACCATAAGACATAAGAGATGACAACTTCCAAATCAGTAaagatataatttaatttaatatagaatgaaaaactaaaaataaaaatagaaaatataTGTGCTCACGGTAACTACAGTCATCACCAACTGAAAAACAGGACCCTGCAAGCCAACTGCCTCGTCAAATAGGacatcatcttcatcttcctcaTCTTCCTCATACAAATAATAAAACATCATTTCAATACGATCTGCAACATCTGAAAATCTTAAAATCAACTCTCCACCAACCTCCATCATCTCCTAGTAAATCTATAAAGTAATCCATCAATGAAACATATATGCACATGATAATAGCTGAGAGTAAGAACCCATGCAGACAGTCGGTAAGCAAAGCCCCGTGATGACTCCTATAAAGTTTCATACATTCGCCAAAACTTGTAACGAACGAGAAGCGGCAAACCCAGAAAGTATAGAAGGGTATGTGCACAAGCCACATAAAAAGTACAAAAGTGAGACGCGGAATGAACTGCAGCACGTGATAGATTTTCGTTGAGATCCCAATTACAAAATCGTTATAAGTAAGATTTGCAGGGGCATTCTCTGCATACACAGGTGAAATTAAAAATGGATGTTCGCAAATCTGTCATACATCCACACAACACCAGTTACTACTTACTACAAATATAAATCAAAACCAATAAAATATCACCATAAAGAATGTTTAACTAACATTAAGTAAACGTAATAAATTGTGCCAACAGCATGCAACAATAAAACTTCTACTATCCAAAGAAAAATAGTTACTGTGAAGGTGGaactttttattttgtttttatggTGTGCAATAACAACACCAAGGATATGATACTAAAAAAATCACAAAATAGGACTGTATCATCAAGATTTTATTTTCTCTTATAACTCTCAGTTTGAATGTTTTTTTATTATATTAAGGACCACTAACCACTATCAATACTCTGCCTTCTAAAATAGCTCACTTAAGCAATAAGTTGATCAGTAAAAATTTCtgctatgaatttttaaaatttataaagtcACGCGCCAAAATAGATTATTAAATTTCTTACAAAAGCGACATCTACAATATTATATACATAGAATATAGAATATGTGCTTATACAGAATATAGAGTATAGTGGTTTTCAGCAAACAAGTAACGAAACAAGTCGGAAATTAACCTCACACTTGGGAGCGTTGCTGTGATTAAGCCACCGTAAAAGGCAATCCTGATGAACAAACTTAATACTACCGCTACAAACACACGGATACCGTAACGGATTATCCACGTCACCAGAATTCCGACAGATCCGGCAAACATCGCCGTcttcatcatcgtcatcgtcattGCTATTTGATACTATATTTTT comes from Rutidosis leptorrhynchoides isolate AG116_Rl617_1_P2 chromosome 4, CSIRO_AGI_Rlap_v1, whole genome shotgun sequence and encodes:
- the LOC139842761 gene encoding probable E3 ubiquitin ligase SUD1, which gives rise to MVKQLVLALLDGVINADFNASGSSSSSVLSASSLTSDSGANSYANSSKNIVSNSNDDDDDEDGDVCRICRNSGDVDNPLRYPCVCSGSIKFVHQDCLLRWLNHSNAPKCEICEHPFLISPVYAENAPANLTYNDFVIGISTKIYHVLQFIPRLTFVLFMWLVHIPFYTFWVCRFSFVTSFGECMKLYRSHHGALLTDCLHGFLLSAIIMCIYVSLMDYFIDLLGDDGGWWRVDFKIFRCCRSY